The following are encoded in a window of Picosynechococcus sp. PCC 7002 genomic DNA:
- a CDS encoding MarR family winged helix-turn-helix transcriptional regulator, producing the protein MNTQGSSSSLCAASLMTVIPVVTRFLRAELRTHGQPHFSLSQLRVLYFLNRQPQASLSEVADYLDVTRPTMSAMVERLVQRNLVQRQQDPHERRRIALSLTDHGTAELDRVYGATLASVTQRLEGLSAEQTAQMMQGFTILEGIFAEK; encoded by the coding sequence ATGAATACTCAAGGCTCTTCTTCATCTCTTTGTGCCGCTAGTCTCATGACCGTTATTCCGGTGGTCACCCGCTTTTTACGAGCCGAACTCCGCACCCATGGGCAGCCTCATTTTTCCCTATCTCAACTCCGAGTGCTGTATTTTCTCAATCGGCAACCCCAAGCCTCCCTATCAGAGGTTGCTGACTATCTAGATGTGACCCGTCCGACGATGTCGGCCATGGTTGAGCGGTTAGTCCAGCGTAATTTAGTCCAACGCCAACAAGATCCACACGAACGGCGGCGCATTGCCCTGAGCCTGACCGACCACGGCACCGCTGAATTGGATCGCGTCTATGGGGCCACCCTAGCCAGTGTCACCCAACGCCTAGAAGGGTTATCAGCAGAGCAAACGGCTCAAATGATGCAAGGTTTCACCATCTTAGAGGGGATTTTTGCTGAAAAGTAG